From Coriobacteriaceae bacterium, a single genomic window includes:
- a CDS encoding MiaB/RimO family radical SAM methylthiotransferase codes for MLAPHISVVNLGCRVNRVESDRITADLMRLGFAMVEPHDADLIVINTCAVTGEAEAKTRKAVRHALAHPNEPYVVVTGCVVNLHPEELLELSDRVIAEPSKIDVAERVCEVLGVESDSVPACSDDEVVDALGRSRLGVKIQDGCNHRCTYCIVWKARGPERSVPVESVLEQVREAQEAGVPEVVLTGVNLGAYDGKSATDEHVEIDELLEAIMERTTIAHVRISSVEPMDISERLLKVMARYPQRIAPFLHLPVQSGCTATLHRMGRPYSAEAFEDTVRMIRANLPQASLSCDVIVGFPGETDEEFEESLALCRRVGFSRMHVFRYSKRPGTLAADMPDQVPPEVMAERSRRMRDAAQELAIADARRRVGTVERAVLEYGDNLTLGSFHHARLDDTCGLTAPCLLDVAIIGVDDSGLVHARREVHGSLED; via the coding sequence GTGCTCGCACCCCATATTTCCGTCGTCAACCTCGGCTGCCGTGTCAACCGGGTTGAGTCTGACCGTATCACTGCCGATCTTATGCGCCTGGGCTTTGCTATGGTGGAGCCCCACGATGCCGATCTGATCGTCATTAACACCTGTGCCGTTACGGGCGAGGCCGAGGCCAAGACCCGTAAGGCCGTCCGTCATGCGCTGGCCCATCCAAACGAGCCCTATGTGGTCGTGACCGGATGCGTGGTCAATTTGCATCCCGAGGAGCTGTTGGAGCTTTCGGATCGCGTGATCGCCGAGCCGTCCAAGATCGATGTCGCCGAACGTGTCTGCGAGGTGCTGGGCGTTGAGTCCGATAGCGTTCCCGCCTGCAGCGATGACGAGGTGGTCGATGCGCTCGGTCGCTCTCGCCTGGGCGTGAAGATCCAGGACGGCTGCAACCATCGCTGCACCTATTGCATTGTGTGGAAGGCGCGCGGCCCCGAGCGCTCCGTGCCCGTCGAGTCCGTGCTTGAGCAAGTTCGCGAGGCCCAGGAGGCCGGCGTGCCCGAGGTGGTGCTGACCGGTGTGAACCTGGGTGCCTACGATGGCAAGAGCGCGACCGACGAGCATGTCGAAATCGATGAGCTGCTCGAGGCCATCATGGAGCGCACGACTATTGCGCATGTGCGCATTTCCTCGGTCGAACCCATGGATATCTCTGAGCGCCTGCTTAAGGTTATGGCGCGCTATCCGCAGCGTATCGCCCCGTTTTTGCACCTGCCCGTGCAGTCCGGCTGTACGGCGACCCTGCATCGCATGGGTCGTCCCTATAGTGCCGAGGCCTTTGAGGACACGGTGCGCATGATTCGCGCCAACTTGCCCCAGGCGTCTCTTTCGTGCGATGTCATCGTCGGTTTTCCTGGTGAGACGGACGAGGAGTTCGAGGAGTCGCTGGCACTGTGCCGCCGCGTGGGGTTCTCGCGTATGCACGTGTTCCGCTACAGCAAGCGTCCCGGTACCCTTGCTGCCGACATGCCCGACCAGGTGCCGCCTGAGGTTATGGCCGAGCGCAGCCGCCGTATGCGAGACGCGGCGCAGGAGCTCGCTATTGCCGATGCTCGTCGTCGCGTGGGCACTGTCGAGCGTGCCGTGCTTGAGTACGGTGACAATTTAACGCTCGGTTCGTTCCATCATGCCCGTCTTGACGATACCTGTGGACTTACAGCCCCGTGCCTGCTCGATGTTGCTATCATCGGAGTCGATGATTCCGGCTTGGTCCATGCGCGCAGGGAGGTCCATGGAAGCCTCGAAGATTAG